From a region of the Streptomyces tirandamycinicus genome:
- the gndA gene encoding NADP-dependent phosphogluconate dehydrogenase gives MSGTAQIGVTGLAVMGRNLARNFARNGYTVALHNRTTARTRELVESFGDEGAFVPTESAEEFVAALERPRRLVIMVKAGSPTDAVIEEFAPLLEPGDQIIDGGNAHFEDTRRRERELRERGIHFVGVGVSGGEEGALHGPSIMPGGSTESYDTLGPMLEKIAAKAADGTPCTTHVGPDGAGHFVKMVHNGIEYADMQLIAEAYHLLRSVAGYSPGKIAETFREWNRGRLDSYLIEITAEVLAHTDPDTGKPFVDVVADRAEQKGTGRWTVQIALDLGVPVSGIAEAVFARSLSGHVELREASHALPGPAPQPLGEKDAARFAAQVEQALYASKIVSYTQGFHQIRAGGETYGWNIDLGAVAAIWRAGCIIRAAFLDRIRTAFDTRPDLPSLLSDKQFAEEIGAAQDDWRAVVATAVRQGVPTPGFSAALAYYDALRARRLPAALTQAQRDFFGAHTYRRTDRKGSFHTLWGGDRSEVGTD, from the coding sequence ATGAGTGGTACCGCCCAGATCGGCGTCACCGGCCTCGCGGTGATGGGCCGCAATCTCGCCCGCAACTTCGCGCGCAACGGCTACACGGTCGCCCTGCACAACCGGACCACCGCCCGCACCCGGGAACTCGTCGAGTCCTTCGGCGACGAGGGGGCCTTCGTCCCCACCGAGTCGGCGGAGGAGTTCGTCGCCGCGCTGGAGCGCCCCCGCCGCCTGGTGATCATGGTCAAGGCGGGTTCCCCGACGGACGCGGTGATCGAGGAGTTCGCCCCGCTGCTGGAACCCGGCGACCAGATCATCGACGGCGGTAACGCCCACTTCGAGGACACCCGGCGGCGTGAACGCGAACTCCGCGAGCGCGGCATCCACTTCGTGGGGGTGGGCGTGTCCGGCGGTGAGGAGGGTGCGCTGCACGGGCCGAGCATCATGCCCGGCGGTTCCACCGAGTCGTACGACACGCTGGGCCCGATGCTGGAGAAGATCGCCGCGAAGGCGGCGGACGGCACGCCCTGCACCACGCACGTCGGCCCCGACGGCGCGGGCCACTTCGTGAAGATGGTCCACAACGGCATCGAGTACGCCGACATGCAGCTGATCGCCGAGGCGTACCACCTGCTGCGCTCAGTCGCCGGATACTCGCCCGGGAAGATCGCGGAGACGTTCCGGGAGTGGAACAGGGGGCGGCTCGACTCGTATCTGATCGAGATCACCGCCGAGGTGCTGGCGCACACGGACCCGGACACCGGGAAGCCGTTCGTCGACGTGGTCGCCGACCGGGCCGAGCAGAAGGGCACCGGCCGCTGGACGGTGCAGATCGCCCTCGATCTGGGCGTGCCGGTGTCCGGCATCGCGGAGGCCGTCTTCGCCCGCTCGCTGTCCGGGCACGTCGAGCTGCGCGAGGCCTCGCACGCGCTGCCGGGCCCGGCGCCGCAGCCGCTCGGTGAGAAGGACGCCGCCCGCTTCGCCGCGCAGGTGGAACAGGCCCTCTACGCGTCGAAGATCGTGTCGTACACCCAGGGCTTCCACCAGATCCGGGCCGGCGGCGAGACCTACGGCTGGAACATCGACCTGGGCGCGGTGGCCGCGATCTGGCGGGCCGGGTGCATCATCCGCGCGGCCTTCCTGGACCGGATCAGGACGGCGTTCGACACGCGGCCCGATCTGCCGAGCCTGCTGTCCGACAAGCAGTTCGCCGAGGAGATCGGCGCGGCCCAGGACGACTGGCGCGCCGTGGTGGCCACCGCGGTACGCCAGGGCGTGCCGACGCCGGGGTTCTCGGCGGCGCTCGCGTACTACGACGCGCTGCGCGCACGCCGGCTCCCGGCGGCGCTCACCCAGGCCCAGCGGGACTTCTTCGGCGCGCACACCTATCGGCGCACGGACCGGAAGGGGTCGTTCCACACGCTCTGGGGCGGCGACCGGTCGGAGGTGGGCACGGACTGA
- a CDS encoding alpha-L-rhamnosidase C-terminal domain-containing protein, whose product MIDRSAVVTRSWIGGDGGYDIQKEEDQRRGIQRIDWDVDHEIVRAQPFFSYVVHDAVARAGHGIRFVDLVRDWSVFLREGYDTFGERWGWGTPVHGWSSTPSRDLIVHVLGISPDLPGFERVRIAPRPGPLGEVAGVAPTPYGLVEVEISGEQAVVSSPVPVHFVDPTGRSHRVAAGKHRVPMRRAQTLTERTPGNPCA is encoded by the coding sequence ATGATCGACCGCTCTGCCGTCGTCACCCGCTCCTGGATCGGCGGCGACGGCGGCTACGACATCCAGAAGGAGGAGGACCAGCGGCGCGGCATCCAGCGCATCGACTGGGACGTCGACCACGAGATCGTACGTGCCCAGCCCTTCTTCAGCTACGTCGTGCACGACGCCGTGGCCCGCGCGGGCCACGGCATCCGGTTCGTCGACCTGGTCCGCGACTGGTCAGTGTTCCTGCGTGAGGGCTACGACACCTTCGGCGAGCGCTGGGGTTGGGGCACGCCCGTGCACGGTTGGTCCAGCACTCCGTCCCGCGACCTGATCGTGCACGTGCTGGGCATCTCGCCGGATCTGCCCGGGTTCGAGCGGGTGCGGATCGCCCCGCGGCCGGGCCCACTGGGCGAGGTGGCCGGCGTGGCGCCGACTCCGTACGGACTGGTTGAGGTCGAGATCTCCGGCGAGCAGGCTGTGGTGTCCAGTCCGGTCCCGGTCCACTTCGTCGACCCCACCGGCCGGAGCCACCGCGTGGCCGCCGGGAAACACCGGGTGCCGATGCGTCGCGCGCAGACCCTGACCGAACGCACCCCGGGGAACCCGTGTGCTTGA
- a CDS encoding (2Fe-2S)-binding protein, protein MERTRVESIGGFFATRYGEPGPGHLPLSRLYAGELAPLTARVDRVAARLGASERRVAASIAHLGLAARLWSTALGPAALHGTFPDPAADGLYWDPELTSPDDLRWTRPGTLPGTVDGIREAVQYGHLVPLAEALRSDARVSHRLLWGNAGSALAGALREIHRWAREHDRPAAAERATALASGLLDHPDLSGTVAGPVLRRTSCCLYYRCPGGGLCGDCVFDRPPRRQGG, encoded by the coding sequence GTGGAGCGGACCCGGGTGGAGTCGATCGGCGGCTTCTTCGCGACCCGGTACGGAGAGCCCGGTCCTGGTCATCTGCCGCTGTCGAGGCTCTACGCGGGCGAGCTCGCGCCGCTCACCGCCCGCGTCGACCGGGTCGCGGCGCGGCTGGGCGCCTCCGAACGCCGGGTCGCCGCCTCCATCGCCCACCTCGGTCTCGCCGCCCGCCTCTGGTCCACGGCGCTCGGCCCGGCCGCGCTCCACGGAACGTTCCCCGACCCGGCCGCCGACGGGCTGTACTGGGACCCGGAGCTCACCTCGCCCGACGACCTCCGCTGGACACGTCCCGGGACGCTCCCCGGCACCGTCGACGGCATCCGGGAGGCCGTCCAGTACGGGCACCTCGTCCCGCTCGCCGAGGCCCTGCGGAGCGACGCCCGCGTCTCCCACCGGTTGCTGTGGGGCAATGCCGGCTCCGCGCTCGCCGGCGCCCTGCGGGAGATCCACCGTTGGGCGCGGGAACACGACCGGCCCGCCGCGGCGGAGCGCGCCACCGCACTCGCGTCCGGGCTGCTGGACCATCCGGACCTGTCCGGCACCGTGGCCGGGCCGGTGCTGCGCCGCACCAGTTGCTGTCTCTACTACCGGTGCCCGGGCGGCGGGCTGTGCGGGGACTGCGTCTTCGACCGTCCGCCCCGGCGGCAGGGTGGGTAG
- the panD gene encoding aspartate 1-decarboxylase, with protein sequence MLRTLIKSKIHRATVTQADLHYVGSVTVDAELMEAADLLPGELVHIVDIDNGARLETYVIEGERGSGVIGINGAAAHLVHPGDLVILISYAQVDDAEARALVPRVVHVDGRNRIVELGSDPSAPVPGSDTESSPHAVPAPAAPH encoded by the coding sequence GTGCTGCGAACTTTGATCAAGTCCAAGATCCACCGGGCCACCGTGACCCAGGCCGATCTGCACTACGTCGGTTCCGTCACCGTCGACGCCGAGCTGATGGAAGCGGCCGACCTCCTTCCCGGTGAGCTCGTGCACATCGTCGACATCGACAACGGTGCCCGACTCGAGACGTACGTCATCGAGGGGGAGCGGGGATCCGGTGTCATCGGCATCAACGGTGCCGCCGCCCATCTCGTGCACCCCGGCGACCTGGTCATCCTCATCAGCTACGCGCAGGTCGACGACGCCGAGGCGCGGGCGCTGGTGCCCCGCGTCGTCCACGTCGACGGTCGGAACCGCATCGTCGAACTCGGCTCGGACCCCTCAGCGCCGGTCCCCGGGAGCGACACGGAGAGCAGCCCGCACGCCGTGCCCGCGCCCGCGGCCCCACACTGA
- a CDS encoding transglycosylase family protein, which yields MTVRGRHRRYQPSRINRLSLTVTAGGAGMALPLVAAGTADAAPEDVWEKVAACESTGNWRINTGNGYFGGLQFSQSTWEEYGGTAYAARADLATREQQIAVAEKVLDGQGPGAWPVCSSRAGLTRDGGTPDVPPERQVRPQSSSSRPTTGQATPTAIPAQRESYTVTPGDSLSGIAATERVGGGWRALYETNRKVVGDDPDLIHPGQRLVLRGSAPAPSKSRPESRPASPPKTQPPKSQPPKAAAQPAAPPRQKQRATPQPEPSQEKRADRDQRGGGLSAPVAAGTGTAYGKAGSAWSSGYHTGVDFPVPTGTSVKAVAPGRVVSAGWAGAYGYQIVLRHDDGKYSQYAHLSALTVREGQRVNSGQRIARSGSTGNSTGPHLHFEVRTGPGYGSDIDPLRYLRSGGVSI from the coding sequence ATGACCGTTCGTGGACGACACCGCCGGTACCAGCCGAGCCGTATCAACCGGTTATCGCTCACCGTGACCGCCGGTGGCGCGGGCATGGCGCTGCCGCTGGTCGCGGCGGGCACGGCCGACGCCGCGCCCGAGGACGTCTGGGAGAAGGTCGCGGCCTGCGAGTCCACCGGCAACTGGCGGATCAACACGGGCAACGGCTACTTCGGCGGCCTCCAGTTCAGCCAGTCCACCTGGGAGGAGTACGGCGGGACGGCCTACGCCGCGCGCGCCGACCTCGCCACCCGGGAGCAGCAGATAGCCGTCGCCGAGAAGGTGCTGGACGGCCAGGGGCCGGGAGCCTGGCCGGTCTGCTCCTCCCGCGCGGGACTGACCCGCGACGGCGGCACACCGGACGTCCCACCCGAACGGCAGGTCCGCCCGCAGTCCTCGTCGTCCCGGCCGACCACCGGGCAGGCGACGCCGACGGCGATCCCCGCACAGCGCGAGAGCTACACGGTGACGCCCGGCGACTCGCTCTCCGGGATCGCCGCGACCGAGCGGGTCGGCGGCGGCTGGCGGGCGCTCTACGAGACCAACCGGAAGGTCGTCGGCGACGACCCCGATCTCATCCACCCCGGCCAGCGGCTGGTGCTGCGGGGCTCCGCCCCCGCACCGTCGAAGAGCCGTCCGGAGTCCCGGCCCGCGTCCCCGCCGAAGACGCAGCCGCCGAAGTCGCAGCCGCCGAAGGCCGCGGCGCAGCCCGCCGCCCCGCCGCGGCAGAAGCAGCGGGCGACGCCTCAACCGGAACCCTCGCAGGAGAAGCGCGCGGACCGCGACCAGCGCGGCGGCGGTCTCAGCGCACCGGTCGCCGCCGGCACCGGCACCGCGTACGGCAAGGCCGGCTCGGCCTGGTCCAGCGGCTACCACACGGGCGTGGACTTCCCCGTGCCGACCGGCACGTCGGTGAAGGCCGTGGCCCCGGGCCGGGTGGTCTCGGCGGGCTGGGCGGGGGCGTACGGCTACCAGATCGTCCTCCGGCACGACGACGGCAAGTACAGCCAGTACGCCCACCTGTCGGCGCTCACCGTGCGCGAAGGGCAGCGGGTCAACAGCGGCCAGCGGATCGCCCGTTCGGGATCGACCGGCAACAGCACCGGACCGCACCTCCACTTCGAGGTGCGCACCGGGCCGGGGTACGGTTCGGACATCGATCCGCTCAGGTACCTCCGTTCGGGCGGCGTCAGCATCTGA